The following coding sequences lie in one Cryptococcus gattii WM276 chromosome L, complete sequence genomic window:
- a CDS encoding Single-stranded DNA endonuclease, putative; Rad1p (Similar to TIGR gene model, INSD accession AAW45050.1), translated as MSSKSRRHIPYLPFHKNLIRTLCRPQQDDLLLIAKGLGLRRIVCALLKTYDRKEDLVLVVGATPADEAGIGDELGIMGVRDPGFRVVRYEMSVKERDEMYRHGGLFSVTSKILVNDLLKGTLPVKLITGLVILHAERISHGSQEEFAVRLYRRENQSGFCKAFSDEPEAFAHGMSPLRDMLINLNMTSVLIWPRFNEVVKVDLSSRRADVVEMYVPMTDLMRQCQDAITECMEAMLVELKRDHSLNLDLEDINVRNAQFKNFDTIVRMRLKTVWHKVGAKTKIHVAALTELRNLHTWLLEYDSATFASYINTLQRQHFQAEKLTTGAGRHIHDWFNAKAASQLVEASQARISRRKMVMDNSPGPEEDADRRDPGVGRDEGVDFQEGEFGLEEEVIREQEELAERQRREITEVVPDDDEEEIMEIFATQTQTLPQHRRPEDANNDLEQGSMAQDENADETLRSAEGVLPPVFRPVMLSVRDDLGRSVKRRLKKGHEAVLEEQPKWSVLAKVLKEIEDTIATVQVSLADTPGTNIILVMTSSDRTCLQLRQYLTTMSHTDPPFGPQAGRKMMESLFLSNWQHEKNGEKLGNAGTGMHRSDNDEIRVRGDIESKRVEEQRRAERARGRGRGVPSYKRRRQRGGAAAPAPKLAEMEKEHKEAMLKAYSAFTGGENDEDTQMQWALRESTRSASFTDLSTTSTSSDPSSALLASTGILEEDDLQPVPGSQTIAEAQYGLLPENFEEAYGLIAPEDAVIIRSYGGEDDDILLQELRPRFVVMYEPNLPFIRRLEVYRNCNPGLSLRVYQMIYTNSFEEDRFLSTIQREAEAFKKLIDDRQSMVIPIYNNNPRAPMRDTVTRSKTTYSSRNAGGGESAEEARIIVDIREMGALLPSLIDSAGIKVIPSTLTVGDYILSPKMCVERKSLADLEGSFNNGRLHTQCEAMTSHYEICILLIEFDEDKFGMRTKEDARREAAGRANDPDETWRDTFYLQSKLALLALHFPRLRIIWSSSPHESVKILSDLKLNHDEPDEIKATLKGSSEGEQGVRSGIENATAVEMLRSIPGVSGRNLKFVMSKVESIKELVSMSRGQLKEILGEEGGEKAWEFLHHDPRYSR; from the exons ATGTCCTCGAAATCACGGCGACACATCCCTTATCTTCCTTTCCACAAAAATCTCATTCGCACTCTCTGCCGACCTCAGCAGGACGACCTTCTACTCATCGCAAAGGGACTGGGTCTTCGTCGCATCGTCTGTGCCCTTCTGAAGACCTATGATAGGAAAGAAGATCTGGTGCTTGTGGTTGGCGCAACTCCGGCCGATGAGGCAGGTATAGGAGATGAACTGGGCATTATGGGCGTGAGGGATCCGGGGTTCAGGGTTGTCAGGTACGAGATGAGCGTCAAGGAAAG GGACGAAATGTACAGACATGGTGGATTATTTTCAGTCACAAGCAAGATCCTTGTCAATGACTTATTAA AGGGCACCCTGCCGGTGAAACTAATTACGGGTCTTGTTATTCTTCACGCTGAGAGAATATCGCACGGGAGTCAAGAAGAATTTGCGGTACGGTTGTATCGGCGTGAAAACCAG AGCGGCTTCTGCAAAGCCTTTTCGGACGAACCAGAGGCCTTCGCTCATGGGATGTCACCCCTTCGGGACATGCTTATCAACCTCAATATGACAAGTGTTTTGATTTGGCCCCG GTTTAACGAGGTCGTGAAGGTAGATCTTTCGAGTCGGCGGGCGGACGTAGTTGAAATGTATGTGCCTATGACTGATCTCATGCGGCAATGTCAAGATGCCATCACGGAATGCATGGAAGCTATGCTTGTTGAGCTCAAGCGTGATCATTCTCTT AATCTTGACCTAGAAGATATAAACGTTCGAAATGCACAGTTCAAAAATTTCGATACTATTGTGCGGATGAGATTGAAAACAGTATGGCACAAAGTAGGGGCAAAAACCAAAATTCACGTCGCTGCTCTTACGGAATTGCGGAATCTACACAC GTGGTTGTTGGAGTATGACTCTGCGACCTTTGCATCATATATCAACACTCTGCAACGACAGCACTTTCAGGCCGAGAAATTGACAACTGGAGCAGGCCGGCATATCCACGACTGGTTCAACGCCAAAGCAGCTTCTCAACTTGTGGAGGCTTCACAGGCAAGAATttcaagaagaaaaatggTCATGGACAACAGCCCTGGTCCGGAAGAAGATGCCGATAGAAGAGATCCCGGTGTTGGCAGGGATGAGGGGGTGGATTTTCAGGAAGGAGAGTTTgggctggaggaagaagtcATAAGAGAACAGGAGGAGCTCGCTGAACGACAAAGGCGAGAAATCACGGAAGTTGTTCCTGATGACGACGAAGAGGAAATCATGGAGATTTTCGCTACCCAGACTCAAACTCTTCCTCAGCATCGCAGACCGGAGGATGCCAACAATGACCTGGAACAAGGATCAATGGCCCAAGACGAGAATGCGGATGAAACCCTTCGCTCTGCCGAAGGCGTGCTACCTCCAGTGTTTCGCCCGGTAATGTTGAGCGTTAGAGACGATTTGGGCAGAAGCGTGAAAAGGAGGTTAAAAAAGGGCCATGAAGCTGTTTTGGAAGAGCAGCCTAAATGGAGTGTATTGGCAAAGGTCTTAAAGGAGATTGAAGATACTATTGCCACAGTTCAAGTGTCCCTTGCCG ATACCCCCGGAACAAACATCATTCTTGTCATGACCTCATCCGACCGCACTTGTCTTCAACTTCGTCAGTATCTTACTACCATGTCCCATACAGATCCTCCTTTTGGACCCCAGGCTGGTAGAAAGATGATGGAATCTCTCTTTCTATCCAATTGGCAGCATGAAAAGAATGGTGAAAAACTTGGGAATGCTGGAACTGGGATGCACAGGTCAGACAATGATGAAATCAGGGTCCGAGGAGATATCGAAAGTAAGAGAGTGGAGGAACAAAGAAGAGCAGAAAGGGCTCGTGGCCGGGGAAGAGGCGTGCCGAGCTATAAGAGACGGAGACAGCGGGGCGGAGCTGCTGCACCAGCTCCCAAATTAGCCGAGATGGAGAA AGAGCACAAAGAAGCTATGTTGAAAGCTTATTCTGCATTCACTGGTGGTGAAAATGATGAGGACACCCAGATGCAGTGGGCCCTTAGGGAGTC GACACGATCTGCATCATTTACGGATCTGTCAACAACCTCAACTTCTTCCGACCCATCATCTGCCTTGTTGGCATCCACCGGTATCCtcgaagaagatgatctTCAGCCCGTGCCAGGATCTCAGACGATTGCCGAGGCTCAGTATGGTCTTTTGCCAGAAAATTTTGAAGAGGCCTATGGACTTATAGCACCAGAAGATGCGGTAATTATCAGGTCATATGGGGGAGAAGACGATGATATCTTATTACAAGAGTTGAGGCCTAGGTTCGTTGTCATGTACGAGCCCAATTTGCCATTCATCAGACGATTAGAG GTGTACAGAAACTGCAACCCTGGACTATCATTACGGGTATATCAAATGATCTATACCAACTCATTTGAGGAAGACCGTTTCTTGTCTACTATTCAAAGAGAGGCTGAGGCCTTCAAAAAGCTCATTGATGATAGACAG TCGATGGTGATCCCGATATATAACAACAATCCCCGAGCTCCTATGCGTGATACCGTTACACGGTCTAAAACTACCTATTCCTCGCGTAATGCAGGCGGTGGTGAGAGTGCCGAGGAAGCAAGA ATCATCGTTGATATCCGAGAAATGGGTGCTCTTCTCCCTTCACTTATTGATTCGGCCGGTATTAAGGTTATCCCTTCGACGCTAACTGTCGGAGATTACATTTTGTCTCCAAAGATGTGCGTCGAGAGAAAGAGTTTAGCGGATTTGGAGGGCAGTTTCAATAATGGCCGATT ACACACACAATGTGAAGCTATGACATCTCACTATGAGATTTgcatcctcctcatcgAGTTTGACGAGGACAAATTCGGTATGCGA ACGAAGGAGGATGCGCGTCGAGAAGCTGCAGGTCGAGCGAATGATCCTGATGAGACATGGCGAGACACTTTCTATCTTCAGTCCAAACTTGCTCTTCTCGCCCTTCATTTCCCTCGTCTTCGAATCATCTGGTCTTCGTCACCCCACGAATCCGTCAAAATACTATCCGATCTCAAACTGAATCACGACGAACCCGATGAGATCAAGGCCACGCTTAAAGGATCCAGTGAGGGAGAACAAGGGGTGAGAAGCGGGATCGAAAACGCGACGGCTGTTGAGATGTTGAGATCCATCCCAGGAGTTAGCGGGAGAAATTTGAAGTTTGTGATGAGTAAGGTAGAGAGTATCAAGGAGTTAGTCTCCATGAGCAGAGGACAGCTCAAAGAAATTCtaggagaggaaggaggggaGAAAGCTTGGGAATTCTTACATCATGACCCGAGATACTCGCGGTGA
- a CDS encoding uncharacterized protein (Similar to TIGR gene model, INSD accession AAW45048.1): MFSQVFIRRSLHTTPRLLSTASALEVSLRNALKAAMKSKDRPATSCLKSILADVTNAAKSGPNPNEPSTQESIISVLRKGIAQRSQAAESYAPSSPSAHPENHASLTNEISLLRSFLPAAPSEEVLQSIIKKTIESLPEDVRSSKGAAGKVLQALWEELGESKAAVDKKAVGKWVQEALKA; the protein is encoded by the exons ATGTTTTCACAAGTTTTCATCCGGCGATCCCTTCACACAACCCCGCGTCTTCTGTCTACTGCTTCGGCTCTTGAAGTATCCCTTCGCAATGCCCTCAAGGCTGCCATGAAGTCAAAGGACAGACCTGCAACCAGCTGTCTTAAG TCAATCTTAGCGGATGTCACGAATGCCGCCAAGTCTGGACCAAACCCCAATGAACCCTCAACTCAAGAAAGCATTATCAGCGTTCTGCGCAAAGGAATTGCCCAGCGA TCTCAAGCTGCCGAATCATACGCcccctcatctccctctGCTCACCCCGAAAATCATGCATCCTTGACCAACGAAATCTCTCTCCTTCGATCTTTCCTTCCAGCTGCCCCGTCTGAAGAGGTACTACAATCAATCATCAAAAAGACTATCGAATCGTTACCCGAAGATGTACGATCGTCAAAAGGGGCCGCTGGCAAAGTGTTACAGGCGCTGTGGGAGGAATTGGGCGAAAGCAAGGCTGCCGTGGATAAGAAGGCAGTCGGAAAATGGGTGCAGGAAGCTTTGAAGGCGTAA
- a CDS encoding Hypothetical Protein (Similar to TIGR gene model, INSD accession AAW45052.1), protein MEDIIAIIILISAVYFFVKWLIGTKSGNALDGGIRGVTPSMVETVHSAFPHIPVPNIVYHLSRTRSAQATSEEILERGMLPPPPPTFSIPASLIPTVASQPAPTSSSNNTNTKAANARTQSLIDRYNLSSRLPSHKGKEKAEGEPAHMDNKWEESKEKRELGLRERKEKMILEARKRMLEKQAKQQVTS, encoded by the exons ATGGAGGACATAATAGCCATAATTATCCTAATCTCCGCCGTTTACTTCTTTGTCAAATGGCTCATTGGCACCA AGTCAGGAAATGCTTTGGATGGTGGAATTCGCGGTGTCACTCCCTCAATG GTCGAGACTGTTCATTCAGCTTTTCCACATATTCCCGTCCCCAATATAGTATATCATCTCTCTCGTACTAGGAGTGCGCAAGCGACCTCAGAGGAGATACTTGAAAGGGGCATGCTTCCACCT CCACCTCCTACATTCAGTATCCCTGCTTCGCTTATCCCCACAGTTGCTTCTCAACCGGCACctacttcttcttccaatAATACCAATACGAAAGCCGCCAATGCCAGAACTCAGAGTCTGATTGACCGGTATAACCTTTCGTCCCGCCTACCTTCTCACAAGGGCAAGGAGAAAGCTGAAGGCGAACCTGCCCATATGGATAACAAATGGGAAGAGTccaaggaaaagagagagCTGGGATTgagggaaaggaaggagaaaatgATATTGGAGGCTAGAAA GCGAATGCTCGAGAAGCAAGCCAAACAGCAAGTCACAAGCTGA
- a CDS encoding uncharacterized protein (Similar to TIGR gene model, INSD accession AAW45051.1), protein MTSLNFQIVPAVQATEAPPIPKAQAWGCQYMPSPSAPLLDLSQGVPRDAPHPSILASLSKVASDPKAARYGPILGEPGLRQALTQEIKVQYFLSGQEVTSEDVAITTGCNMAFLSLLMTLCPPGKSTVLLPLPAYFNHTMSLSLQDVKPVYVPCEPDNMFKASLPFAKSYLASLRKEGGDKREPRMIVLVSPSNPTGTVYTSDEIKLWYDLAREYKIALVLDETYRDFVEGESGERGLPHRLFEEPDWRSTLVSLGSFSKGYRIPGHRLGSIIASPELLRHITTICDCMQICPPRPPQIALTPLLPSLRPDLLAASSQLSYRRHLFKTTVNSVSGWKVISSGGFFAYVQFPEDYIYASSILGLERKKLGSEDVARVLALRCGVVTLPGSFFMPPVADDEQWDDILDCGTLRQDEWLRFAVANVEDDVVLSLGPRLKLMNKIMGVDDEDVTQ, encoded by the exons ATGACCTCGCTTAACTTTCAAATCGTCCCCGCTGTCCAGGCTACCGAAGCTCCACC AATACCCAAAGCACAAGCATGGGGTTGTCAATATATGCCATCTCCCTCTGCCCCTTTGCTTGATCTCTCTCAAGGCGTGCCACGGGATGCACCCCATCCCAGCATCCTCGCTAGTCTATCCAAGGTGGCTTCTGATCCTAAAGCAGCTAGATACGGTCCTATTCTTGGAGAACCTGGCCTACGCCAGGCTTTGACCCAAGAGATTAAGGTTCAGTACTTTCTCTCTGGACAAGAGGTCACATCTGAAGACGTTGCGATTACAACGGGGTGCAACATGGCGTTCCTGTCGCTTCTCATGACGCTCTGTCCTCCTGGAAAGTCTACTGTCCTTCTACCCCTCCCAGCGTATTTCAACCACACAATGTCACTCTCATTACAAGATGTAAAACCGGTGTATGTACCCTGTGAGCCCGATAATATGTTTAAGgcttcccttccctttGCAAAGTCATACCTCGCCTCTttgaggaaggaaggtgGGGATAAGAGAGAACCACGAATGATTGTACTTGTTTCCCCAAGTAACCCCACCGGGACAGTATACACAAGTGATGAGATCAAATTATGGTATGATCTGGCCAGAGAGTACAAGATAGCTCTTGTGCTTGATGAAACTTACAGGGATTTTGTAGAGGGCGAAAGCGGGGAACGAGGATTACCGCATAGACTATTCGAGGAGCCTGATTGGCGATCAACGTTGGTGTCACTAGGAAGCTTCAGTA AGGGATATAGGATACCAGGGCATAGGTTGGGGTCGATTATCGCAAGCCCCGAACTACTCAGGCATATCACTACGATCTGCGACTGCATGCAG ATCTGTCCTCCTCGCCCGCCTCAAATTGCTCTCACCCCCCTTTTACCAAGCCTCCGCCCCGATCTTCTCGCTGCGTCTTCGCAACTCTCCTATCGACGCCATCTGTTTAAAACCACCGTCAATTCTGTATCAGGTTGGAAAGTCATTTCTTCAGGAGGATTTTTCGCCTATGTCCAGTTTCCCGAAGACTATATTTATGCCTCAAGCATCTTAGGActggaaagaaaaaagtTGGGAAGTGAAGACGTGGCTCGAGTACTCGCCCTCCGATGTGGTGTTGTCACTCTCCCCGGGAGCTTTTTCATGCCTCCCGTGGCAGACGACGAACAGTGGGACGACATTTTAGATTGTGGAACTCTGAGGCAGGATGAATGGTTGAGATTCGCGGTGGCCAACGTAGAGGACGACGTCGTTCTTTCTCTGGGGCCAAGATTGAAACTGATGAACAAGATCATGGGTGTcgatgatgaagatgttACACAATGA
- a CDS encoding uncharacterized protein (Similar to SGTC gene model, INSD accession EAL17664.1) gives MPNPRLKALAITDLKPYLSLPIIPMSFSRSSHHDEFPRQELERPPRHTRLRREWRRYSPSWPVESSSPPPDYRSYSTSPIRSARLYHSGPPPSETSRAPWRPPPPPLVSLPPPHYVDLARPSAKKNKALVKKTITPKLLVLDLNGALVWRNRSYRAHMSNPRPYLSCFLEYLFLPEPQSDNGNKSGDVQSVRPWEVFVWSSAQPHNVRAMVEACFGSRWIEGIWEQASEEGKKGVEDGEGRLLGVWARDKMGLKGSDYSRKVQTTKDLRKVLFHLTDTKKFPDPTSPYSEKTIVLLDDSPLKAVFQPWNHIVIPEFDKALYRSSRLAAGLKSDHYDDYDDGEASISQIGQDPEMDKILLAVIGILDQLRYVSNVPLWVRAGGLTFDLDETNLHSPTHESLPSHEDYEHWFSDQEVYLKWVTKGEEALKRKGIEVRHGLDISPYPPSREPQDGIFLDAPIASLRSPSLHLREEREESRTRHYSPSKPASCLSSSSSDDHIDFEVSEGEMECIKSESALARRRREERARDKVGRKARKEQQFFAMYAEPRADKEIISGESRLSYPADLSTIENESVFSESERDGKAPDDNDIESVEVRKKAVQQHSKQRTAERKVEKNEKERELEQMRRERKGERASGEGRKKRTAHLRKQRPIKQ, from the exons ATGCCAAACCCACGTTTGAAGGCCCTTGCCATCACAGATTTGAAACCATATCTTTCTCTGCCAATCATTCC TATGTCGTTCAGTAGGAGCTCTCATCATGATGAGTTTCCTAGACAAGAGTTGGAAAGGCCGCCCCGACATACTCGCTTGAGGAGAGAATGGCGCCGCTATAGCCCATCCTGGCCTGTGGAATCCTCTTCGCCCCCTCCGGATTACCGTTCCTACAGCACCAGTCCCATTCGTTCTGCGCGTTTATATCATTCCGGACCCCCTCCTTCAGAGACATCTCGAGCGCCATGGCGTCCCCCACCTCCCCCGCTGGTGTCCCTCCCTCCTCCGCATTACGTCGATTTGGCGCGTCCTTCCGCGAAAAAGAATAAAGCATTGGTAAAAAAGACTATTACGCCAAAACTGCTGGTGCTCGATCTGAATGGTGCGTTGGTATGGAGAAATCGGAGTTATAGGGCACATATGTCCAACCCGAGGCCATACCTGTCGTGTTTTCTGGAATACCTTTTCCTTCCGGAACCACAATCCGACAATGGAAATAAATCTGGTGACGTTCAATCAGTACGGCCTTGGGAAGTTTTCGTCTGGTCATCTGCTCAGCCCCACAATGTTCGCGCAATGGTAGAAGCGTGCTTTGGTTCACGTTGGATAGAAGGGATTTGGGAACAGGCTAGCGAGGAGGGAAAAAAGGGGGTGGAGGACGGTGAGGGGAGGTTATTGGGTGTATGGGCGAGAGATAAAATGGGCCTAAAGGGTTCTGACTACT CGAGGAAGGTGCAAACAACTAAGGATTTGAGGAAGGTTCTTTTTCATTTAACTGATACAAAGAAGTTCCCAGATCCGACTTCCCCTTACTCAGAGAAAACTATCGTCCTTTTGGATGACTCTCCTCTGAAAGCGGTCTTCCAGCCGTGGAACCATATAGTCATACCTGAGTTTGACAAGGCCCTTTACCGGTCCAGTCGTCTTGCTGCAGGTCTCAAGTCAGATCATTATGATGATTATGATGATGGCGAGGCTTCCATTTCCCAAATCGGCCAAGATCCTGAGATGGACAAAATTCTCCTCGCTGTCATTGGTATCCTGGATCAGCTTCGATATGTCTCTAATGTACCCCTTTGGGTTAGGGCTGGCGGCCTTACATTTGACCTTGATGAGACAAACCTTCACTCTCCAACGCACGAATCCCTGCCATCTCATGAAGATTATGAGCATTGGTTCAGCGATCAGGAAGTGTACTTAAAATGGGTCACTAAGGGTGAGGAAGCGCTGAAGCGAAAAGGAATTGAAGTTAGGCACGGTTTAGACATATCTCCATATCCGCCGAGCAGGGAACCACAAGATGGGATATTCCTTGACGCCCCTATTGCTTCTCTTCGTTCTCCATCGTTACATTTACgtgaagaaagagaggagagtCGCACCCGCCATTATTCTCCCTCAAAACCGGCCTCCTGTTTAtcttcctcgtcatcgGATGACCATATCGATTTTGAGGTTTCTGAGGGGGAAATGGAGTGCATAAAATCAGAAAGCGCATTagcgagaagaaggagggaggAAAGGGCCAGAGATAAGGTTGGGCGAAAAGCTAGGAAGGAGCAGCAGTTTTTTGCTATGTATGCGGAACCTAGAGCGGATAAGGAAATAATCAGCGGCGAGAGTCGCCTCAGCTATCCAGCAGACCTCTCAACAATTGAGAATGAGTCCGTATTCTCAGAAAGCGAAAGGGATGGCAAGGCACCTGATGATAATGACATCGAGTCCGTTGAGGTCAGAAAGAAGGCCGTGCAACAGCACAGTAAGCAAAGGACGGCGGAACGAAAGGTTGAGAAGAATGAGAAAGAGCGAGAGCTAGAGCAAATgagaagggagagaaaggGAGAGAGAGCAAGCGGCGAGGGAcgaaaaaaaagaacagCGCATCTGCGGAAACAGCGCCCAATCAAGCAGTAG
- a CDS encoding uncharacterized protein (Similar to TIGR gene model, INSD accession AAW45053.1) — translation MSTVPTVTVAGKQVSRMGYGLMQLTWNPQPPSQNVSFAAMKAAADSGSTIWSSAAFYGNPGDNFANIKLIAAFFDKYPEYKSKIVLVVKGGADYADLHPRGTELDFLRTELKEMKRILGDKEIDVYSLARLPEGSVEEIFKGLGALKKEGLFGEVGASEMSAPSLEKAHKITPIAINEIEISLFSYDKPIRDAIEWHDTNKIPVFAYSPLGRGFITRTYKSPDDIPEGDFKRYLPRFQGQAFYENLKLVDKLDEIAARKGVNGSQVALAWILSLSDYVIPIPGSSNTKRVAENIQSANVTLTSEEKKEINDFLDSFEIQGTRYPAQAMAHLMK, via the exons ATGTCTACCGTTCCTACTGTCACCGTCGCAGGCAAGCAAGTCAGCCGTATGGG CTATGGTCTCATGCAGCTCACCTGGAACCCACAACCTCCTTCTCAAAATGTTTCTTTTGCAGCCATGAA GGCTGCAGCCGACTCTGGATCTACCATCTGGTCTTCGGCCGCATTTTATGGTAACCCTGGGGACAACTTTGCCAACATCAAGTTGATCGCAGCCTTTTTCGACAAGTACCCTGAGTACAAGAGCAAGATCGTCTTAGTTGTTAAGGGAGGGGCGGACTATGCAGATCTCCACCCTCGTGGTACTGA GCTCGATTTCCTCCGCACTGAACtgaaggagatgaagagaatTCTAGGAGATAAAGAAATTGATGTATACTCCCTTGCCAGACTTCCTGAAGGATCAGTGGAAGAAATCTTCAAAGGTTTAGGCGCTCTCAAGAAGGAGGGTTTGTTTGGTGAGGTCGGAGCTAGTGAAATGAGTGCCCCGTCGCTCGAGAAAGCCCACAAG ATCACTCCCATTGCTATTAACGAGATTGAAatttccctcttctcttaCGACAAGCCTATCCGCGATGCCATCGAATGGCACGACACCAACAAGATTCCCGTCTTTGCCTACTCTCCCCTCGGGCGAGGCTTTATTACCCGTACCTACAAGTCACCCGATGACATCCCTGAGGGTGACTTTAAAAGGTACTTGCCCAGATTCCAGGGTCAAGCTTTCTATGAGAACTTGAAGTTGGTGGATAAGCTGGATGAGATCGCCGCTAGAAAGGGAGTGAACGGCAGCCAGGTTGCATTGGCTTGGATCTTGAGCTTGTCAGACTAC GTTATCCCCATTCCAGGATCATCAAACACAAAGCGAGTGGCTGAGAACATTCAGTCGGCCAACGTCACACTGACGTccgaggagaagaaggagatcAATGACTTTTTGGATTCTTTTGAGATTCAAGGTACTAGATACCCTGCTCAAGCAATGGCGCACCTT ATGAAGTAA